A stretch of the Bacillota bacterium genome encodes the following:
- the pgsC gene encoding poly-gamma-glutamate biosynthesis protein PgsC, with translation MTITLSVGIGLIASFLFTELTGLYAGGLVVPGYLALYLDQPVRVAFTFGVALLTYVIVWALSSFVIMYGRRRFMAMVLVGFWLGWFALRFGGRVPSAGQELRVIGYIIPGLIANDMARQGVARTFAAVLLISAAVRLVLILVR, from the coding sequence TTGACCATCACGCTATCTGTGGGAATCGGGCTCATAGCAAGCTTCCTGTTCACTGAATTGACTGGCCTCTACGCAGGCGGACTGGTCGTCCCAGGTTACCTGGCCTTGTATCTAGATCAGCCTGTCAGGGTTGCGTTCACATTCGGAGTAGCCCTATTGACCTACGTCATCGTCTGGGCCTTGTCCAGCTTCGTCATCATGTACGGCCGGCGGCGATTCATGGCTATGGTCCTGGTGGGATTCTGGCTCGGGTGGTTTGCGCTCCGGTTCGGAGGGCGGGTCCCATCCGCGGGCCAGGAACTCAGAGTGATAGGGTACATCATCCCTGGCCTCATAGCCAACGACATGGCAAGACAGGGCGTGGCCAGGACGTTTGCGGCTGTGTTGCTGATCTCTGCCGCGGTGCGCCTGGTCCTGATACTGGTGAGGTGA
- the pgsB gene encoding poly-gamma-glutamate synthase PgsB, with the protein MLPFALLCAGVLLFGLVESTVHSMRIRRIPIRIHVNGTRGKSTVTRLIAAGLRAGGHRVIAKTTGTAPNIILEDGSEMPVRRRGRANISEQIRVAAFASRRGADALVLECMALEPENQWVSEHRIVRSTIGVITNVREDHLDVMGPTVSDVARALALTVPRRGHLVTAETDHLDVIEACARRVGATVHRADPSSIPEDVNGAFEYVSFRENVACAVCACELAGVPREVALGGMLEARGDPGVMHIRRITRPTGAYVLAAAFAANDRASNSAIWKLLRERGLVGERARPVAVVMNNRGDRLPRIGELAPLIAEEIRPVRVFLTGQAGRVASRCLNAAGLADDVICDLTAVRDPEQILSEIEQRLPGGAFLLGLGNTKTMGQVIADYFERNGEPL; encoded by the coding sequence ATGTTGCCCTTTGCTCTTCTCTGTGCTGGTGTGCTTCTTTTCGGGCTCGTTGAGAGCACCGTCCACTCCATGAGGATCCGGCGCATCCCCATACGTATCCATGTGAACGGGACCCGGGGCAAATCCACTGTGACCCGGCTGATAGCCGCGGGTCTGCGCGCGGGTGGCCACCGTGTCATCGCAAAGACCACAGGCACCGCGCCCAACATCATCCTGGAGGATGGGTCGGAGATGCCGGTCAGACGGCGGGGCCGGGCCAACATCTCCGAGCAGATCCGGGTGGCGGCCTTCGCCTCAAGACGTGGGGCCGACGCACTCGTTCTGGAATGCATGGCCCTCGAGCCTGAGAATCAGTGGGTTTCGGAGCACCGGATAGTCCGGTCCACGATAGGCGTGATAACCAATGTCCGCGAGGACCATCTTGACGTGATGGGCCCCACAGTATCGGACGTGGCACGTGCCCTGGCCCTGACCGTCCCCCGGAGGGGGCACCTGGTCACTGCCGAGACCGACCACCTAGATGTTATCGAGGCCTGTGCCAGGCGAGTCGGGGCCACAGTCCACAGGGCAGACCCTTCATCTATCCCCGAAGATGTGAACGGGGCCTTCGAGTACGTAAGCTTCAGAGAGAACGTGGCGTGCGCGGTTTGTGCGTGCGAGCTCGCTGGGGTTCCACGGGAGGTAGCCTTAGGTGGGATGCTCGAGGCGCGGGGAGACCCCGGTGTCATGCACATTCGGCGCATAACCCGCCCCACCGGCGCCTACGTACTGGCGGCAGCCTTCGCTGCGAACGATCGAGCCTCCAATTCTGCCATATGGAAGCTGCTTCGAGAGAGGGGCCTGGTAGGGGAGAGGGCACGCCCGGTGGCCGTGGTCATGAACAACCGCGGGGACAGGCTTCCCAGGATAGGGGAATTGGCGCCCCTCATCGCGGAGGAAATCCGGCCTGTGCGGGTGTTCCTCACTGGGCAGGCAGGCCGGGTTGCCTCGCGCTGCCTCAATGCTGCGGGGCTCGCGGATGATGTCATCTGCGACCTGACTGCTGTGCGCGACCCGGAGCAGATTCTTTCGGAGATCGAGCAGCGCCTGCCGGGAGGCGCCTTCTTGCTCGGCCTGGGCAACACCAAGACGATGGGACAAGTTATCGCAGACTACTTTGAACGGAACGGTGAACCCCTTTGA
- a CDS encoding DUF6305 family protein, with translation MRKALLASMALLLVIIAHVGIGTAAVTGDPPVKGGLPLLITNAGQGPGGKMARLLVTQSKAIDPADFDYNAEPWEEDLRARPYKTLMVVIGSTAKGLGASGITIDQEIARLNRMIAEAKRLNMQIVAVLLEGKIRRGQPGGADERSIDAIIPHAHYLVVKKDGNADNKFTIMANKNKVPLTFIDNEIDFTQVVKAMYAK, from the coding sequence TTGCGGAAAGCACTACTTGCCTCAATGGCCCTGTTATTGGTAATAATAGCACATGTCGGTATCGGTACGGCCGCCGTCACCGGCGATCCGCCGGTGAAAGGCGGGCTCCCACTTCTCATCACCAACGCGGGCCAGGGCCCTGGCGGCAAGATGGCGAGGTTGCTCGTTACCCAGTCCAAGGCGATCGATCCTGCGGATTTCGACTACAACGCCGAACCCTGGGAAGAGGACCTGCGCGCGCGGCCTTATAAGACCCTCATGGTAGTCATCGGATCTACGGCCAAGGGACTGGGGGCATCCGGGATCACCATTGATCAGGAGATCGCTCGCCTCAACAGGATGATAGCAGAGGCCAAGCGGCTCAACATGCAGATAGTGGCGGTCCTGCTCGAAGGGAAGATCCGGCGCGGGCAGCCTGGTGGGGCTGATGAGAGAAGCATCGACGCCATAATCCCCCATGCGCACTATCTCGTCGTCAAGAAGGATGGCAACGCCGACAACAAATTCACCATCATGGCCAACAAGAACAAGGTTCCGCTCACCTTCATAGACAACGAGATCGACTTCACTCAAGTCGTGAAGGCAATGTACGCCAAGTAG